TGACCTCATGGCGCAGGACCTGCACTACGTTGTGCCCCTTCGGGTCACCCGGGAGCGGGAGGCCGAAACGGACATCATCGAAGGCATGACCCTGATGGACGACGACTGGGACGCCATGGAGATGCGGGTACTCAGGCTGGAGACCGAATATGCCTGGGCTGAAGATCCGCCCTCACGATCCCGCCACTTCGTCACGAACGTGCGGGTGGTCGGAGGCGACAAGGACGACGAGTTCAAGGTCACGTCGAATCTGCTCCTGTACCGGACGCGGGGGGACGTGCCCACGTATGACATCCTCTCGGGCGAGCGTCACGACGTTCTTCGCCGGGTGG
This portion of the Pseudarthrobacter phenanthrenivorans Sphe3 genome encodes:
- a CDS encoding aromatic-ring-hydroxylating dioxygenase subunit beta: MTIEAQTPQTQVVDTAVREITEWLFAEAALLDAGKYREWLDLMAQDLHYVVPLRVTREREAETDIIEGMTLMDDDWDAMEMRVLRLETEYAWAEDPPSRSRHFVTNVRVVGGDKDDEFKVTSNLLLYRTRGDVPTYDILSGERHDVLRRVDDGFHMVQRVVVLDQTTIMTHNFALIM